One Defluviitoga tunisiensis genomic window carries:
- a CDS encoding sugar-binding protein, which translates to MKRLLVVLLILGSVCAFSQTFLLSPKSLNNPYWFAAENGMKDAATALGVQAIFDAPIEADAAEQAQKIQTYIIRGVNGIGISPNDPEAIKFIIKTALDRKIPVITFDSDSPGSGRYVYLGTNNYNAGYSAGELMSSLIDQYKPEKETLNFAILTGGLAAVNLNERIAGFKDAMENYSMKTGKKIVYVADPFPCNDDTAVAIQVLTDVTRRYPNLDGWFASGGWPLFAPVNTVVNALGGMEKAQSLLTVGFDTLPPELELIKANAWKGLVGQRPYDMGYLSVVVLYNMYKIGVDKTLQLLPQVTLEDGSVDYIIDTGVDVVTKDNVDEFFEFANKVYTKK; encoded by the coding sequence ATGAAGCGTTTGTTAGTAGTTTTATTAATTTTGGGTAGTGTGTGTGCGTTTTCTCAAACTTTTTTACTTTCTCCAAAGTCTTTGAACAATCCTTATTGGTTTGCTGCTGAGAATGGTATGAAAGATGCGGCAACTGCATTAGGAGTTCAAGCAATATTTGACGCTCCGATTGAAGCGGATGCAGCGGAGCAAGCCCAAAAGATACAAACCTACATAATTCGCGGAGTTAATGGAATAGGGATATCTCCCAACGATCCTGAAGCAATTAAATTTATAATAAAGACTGCATTAGACAGAAAAATACCTGTTATAACATTTGATTCTGACTCACCTGGTAGTGGAAGATATGTATATTTAGGAACAAATAACTATAATGCTGGATACTCAGCTGGAGAACTTATGAGCTCTCTTATAGATCAATACAAACCGGAAAAAGAAACATTGAATTTTGCAATTTTAACAGGTGGTTTGGCTGCTGTAAATCTGAACGAAAGAATAGCTGGATTTAAAGATGCTATGGAGAATTATTCAATGAAAACTGGTAAAAAAATAGTATATGTAGCAGATCCTTTTCCCTGCAATGATGACACTGCTGTCGCAATTCAAGTACTTACAGATGTGACAAGAAGATATCCTAATTTAGATGGATGGTTTGCTTCGGGAGGGTGGCCTTTATTTGCACCTGTAAACACTGTTGTTAATGCATTAGGAGGGATGGAAAAAGCTCAATCATTACTAACTGTCGGATTTGATACCCTTCCACCAGAATTAGAACTCATAAAAGCTAATGCGTGGAAAGGTCTAGTTGGTCAAAGACCTTATGATATGGGATATTTATCTGTCGTAGTTCTTTACAATATGTATAAAATTGGTGTAGATAAAACTCTACAATTATTACCTCAAGTAACTTTAGAAGACGGCTCTGTGGATTATATTATTGATACAGGAGTTGATGTTGTAACAAAAGATAATGTTGATGAATTCTTCGAATTTGCAAACAAAGTTTATACAAAAAAGTAA
- a CDS encoding sugar ABC transporter ATP-binding protein has protein sequence MKPLLRVIEVTKEFPGVKALSNVSIDFYPGEVHAIVGENGAGKSTLMKIIAGVYKPTSGKIIFDDKECEWKHPSEAIKEGIVTIFQELSVMENLSVAENLFLGSEPKMGSFVKFGKLYTSAKEFLKEFDLRINPNEKLGKFTLGIQQMVEIARATYKESRVIIMDEPTSSLPQKDVAKLFEVIKHLKEKGVTIIFISHRLEEIFEIADKVSILRDGELIETREISNVTIDEVVEMMVGRKIENFYIKKTHKIGNVVLKVEQLSGDVFEDVSFEVREGEILGFSGLIGAGRTEIMETIIGLRKKKSGQIYIDNEETEIKNPLDAMKLGIGMVPEDRKRKGLILIHSVKDNITLPSLDKLKKFVFVNEKSERELTKWAIDTFNIKTPSMNRKVKFLSGGNQQKVVVAKWVALKPKILILDEPTRGIDVGAKTEIYELISDLANQGMAIIMISSDLPEILQISDRIAVMAYGHLTGILSSKEANQEKIMKLATQKEKIYV, from the coding sequence ATGAAACCTCTTTTAAGAGTTATAGAAGTCACAAAAGAATTTCCCGGTGTAAAAGCTTTGTCAAATGTTTCAATTGATTTTTATCCCGGAGAGGTACATGCCATTGTAGGAGAAAATGGGGCAGGTAAGTCGACTTTAATGAAAATAATTGCAGGAGTCTATAAACCAACAAGTGGGAAAATAATATTCGATGATAAAGAATGTGAGTGGAAACATCCTTCTGAAGCTATTAAGGAAGGAATTGTTACTATCTTTCAAGAGTTATCTGTAATGGAAAATCTTTCAGTAGCAGAAAATCTTTTTTTGGGTTCAGAACCTAAAATGGGCTCTTTTGTCAAATTTGGAAAATTATACACATCCGCAAAAGAATTTTTAAAAGAATTCGATTTGAGGATCAATCCTAATGAAAAATTGGGAAAATTTACCCTTGGAATTCAACAGATGGTTGAAATTGCAAGAGCTACTTATAAAGAATCTAGAGTAATCATTATGGACGAACCTACTTCCTCACTTCCTCAAAAAGATGTAGCAAAATTATTTGAAGTTATTAAACATTTAAAGGAGAAAGGAGTAACCATAATATTTATTTCTCACCGATTAGAAGAAATATTTGAAATCGCAGATAAAGTAAGTATTTTAAGGGATGGAGAACTTATAGAAACAAGAGAAATCTCAAACGTAACAATAGATGAAGTTGTAGAAATGATGGTCGGAAGGAAAATAGAAAATTTTTACATAAAAAAGACACATAAAATTGGTAATGTTGTCTTGAAGGTTGAACAATTGAGTGGGGATGTTTTTGAAGATGTTTCATTTGAAGTTCGTGAAGGAGAAATTTTAGGTTTTTCGGGTTTAATAGGTGCCGGAAGAACTGAAATTATGGAAACCATAATTGGTTTAAGAAAGAAGAAATCTGGACAAATATACATAGATAATGAAGAAACGGAAATTAAAAATCCTCTAGACGCTATGAAATTAGGAATAGGTATGGTACCGGAAGATAGAAAAAGAAAAGGTCTTATATTAATACATTCAGTAAAAGATAATATAACACTTCCCAGTTTAGATAAATTGAAAAAATTTGTATTCGTCAATGAAAAATCTGAAAGAGAATTAACCAAATGGGCTATTGATACTTTCAATATAAAAACTCCTTCTATGAATAGGAAGGTAAAATTTCTCTCTGGAGGAAATCAGCAAAAGGTTGTAGTAGCTAAATGGGTTGCTTTGAAACCTAAAATACTGATATTAGATGAACCAACAAGAGGTATCGATGTTGGCGCAAAAACAGAAATATATGAATTAATATCCGACCTTGCTAACCAAGGGATGGCAATTATTATGATTTCATCGGATTTGCCTGAAATACTGCAAATAAGTGACAGGATCGCTGTTATGGCTTATGGGCATCTAACAGGGATACTTTCCTCCAAAGAAGCTAATCAAGAAAAAATTATGAAGTTAGCTACACAAAAAGAAAAAATTTATGTTTAA
- a CDS encoding methyl-accepting chemotaxis protein, whose amino-acid sequence MKISLKIILGYTVVITALILILLIVRFSITNVENQGNQTINSVAILIENLESFQDFFHGFYNTSQANISLISSGYLSKLSEVENNQKNFDLYISEGKKFLLQSKELSESFIQETSKLFQLLENINQEALEIISLIIQNNEKTNQIAKSLSNKEKVVQEIENEMNYLLNYNSTRLEEEINKIKDLLENIPEWNDFEGNEQVKHDAEKRISLEEIGIWGIEKLWNSSLLPNFPQVEASINLLKLTAREILIQNNVSEKIIESLDIPIQDIKKIIQFVLDGGYFVMNPIEAVILEKTVDVYRQNVIKYVQLCSEREKLRDETSSLTINLSKNQTEVQELTNDLSSLISSQLIPSLEKFSDLVEKEMDNIQKYAISNAQVISNNAQNVLKSINSVYNKTLVTTIIVICIIILITYVLNRSITGTLKNTSKLADNILKKDLSQLPTPSLKKDEVALVHNAFIKVASSLNKTLNELKTSTTILIQNSENTASAVEEYSAVSEEISGEVKSYSETLNDSVDRLIELTSSLNEVKNRSDLLSCQAEESLLNAEKFKLAINEEISKILNVAEENKKITKDVEKNILDMKKLLKVTMDVSSFVENIRTIAEQTNLLSLNAAIEAARAGEAGKGFAVVAEEVRKLAEDSEKMAFDIKDAITKMESTVNTVVESNINTSKKVEESAKQIERLSLQINSVKEYIESIVNTVEILKNFIDDENQLISEVSNETTEISKKFEDTSQGLLIFKQNLEEVASAMEGLTLESQKLLDLSDTINSLVEQYRL is encoded by the coding sequence TTGAAAATAAGTTTAAAAATTATTTTGGGCTATACTGTGGTTATTACAGCTTTAATCTTAATCCTATTGATTGTAAGATTTTCAATAACTAATGTAGAAAACCAAGGTAATCAAACTATAAATTCTGTAGCTATCCTAATTGAAAATTTAGAATCTTTTCAAGACTTTTTTCATGGTTTTTATAATACCAGCCAAGCAAATATATCTTTAATTTCTTCGGGATATCTTTCAAAATTAAGTGAGGTGGAAAATAATCAAAAAAACTTTGATTTGTATATTTCTGAAGGTAAAAAATTTCTTCTTCAATCAAAAGAATTAAGTGAAAGCTTTATACAAGAAACTTCAAAATTATTCCAGTTATTGGAAAACATAAATCAAGAAGCTCTCGAAATAATTTCACTTATTATTCAAAATAATGAAAAAACCAATCAAATAGCTAAATCTCTTTCTAATAAAGAAAAAGTTGTGCAGGAAATCGAAAATGAAATGAATTACTTATTAAATTATAATTCTACTCGCTTAGAAGAAGAAATAAATAAAATCAAAGACCTTTTAGAAAATATTCCTGAGTGGAATGATTTTGAAGGTAATGAACAAGTTAAACACGATGCTGAAAAAAGAATAAGTTTGGAAGAAATTGGTATTTGGGGTATAGAAAAATTATGGAACAGTTCCTTACTTCCTAATTTTCCACAAGTCGAAGCTAGTATAAATCTTCTTAAACTAACAGCAAGAGAAATATTGATACAAAATAATGTGTCTGAAAAAATAATAGAATCTCTAGATATCCCTATTCAAGATATAAAAAAAATTATTCAGTTTGTCTTGGATGGTGGATATTTCGTTATGAATCCGATTGAAGCCGTCATTCTTGAAAAAACTGTTGATGTATATCGTCAAAATGTAATTAAATACGTTCAGTTATGTTCAGAAAGAGAAAAATTAAGAGATGAAACTTCTTCTTTAACTATTAACTTATCAAAAAACCAAACTGAGGTTCAAGAATTAACCAACGATTTAAGTAGTCTCATCAGTAGTCAATTAATTCCTTCTTTAGAAAAATTTTCTGACTTAGTTGAAAAAGAAATGGATAATATACAAAAATATGCTATTTCAAATGCACAAGTTATTTCCAATAACGCTCAAAATGTTCTCAAGAGCATAAATTCTGTTTATAATAAAACTTTAGTTACTACGATAATAGTTATATGTATTATCATTCTAATAACTTATGTACTAAATCGTTCAATAACCGGGACACTAAAAAATACAAGTAAATTAGCAGATAATATTTTAAAAAAGGATCTTTCACAATTACCAACTCCTTCCTTAAAAAAAGATGAGGTAGCTTTGGTTCATAACGCATTCATTAAAGTTGCAAGCTCTTTAAATAAAACTTTAAATGAGCTAAAAACTTCTACAACAATCCTTATACAAAATTCTGAAAATACTGCATCGGCTGTTGAGGAATATTCAGCAGTTAGTGAGGAAATTTCAGGAGAAGTTAAAAGTTACAGTGAAACCCTCAACGACTCAGTTGATAGATTAATAGAATTAACCTCTTCTTTGAATGAAGTCAAAAATAGATCTGATCTCTTAAGCTGTCAAGCAGAAGAATCCCTTTTAAATGCGGAAAAATTTAAACTTGCTATAAATGAAGAAATATCAAAAATATTGAATGTTGCAGAAGAAAACAAGAAAATTACTAAAGATGTAGAAAAAAATATTTTAGATATGAAAAAACTATTAAAAGTCACTATGGATGTCAGTTCTTTTGTTGAAAATATAAGAACTATCGCTGAACAAACAAATCTATTATCTTTAAATGCCGCAATAGAAGCAGCTCGTGCAGGAGAAGCTGGGAAAGGTTTTGCAGTGGTAGCCGAAGAAGTTAGAAAACTTGCAGAAGACTCAGAAAAAATGGCATTTGATATTAAAGACGCTATTACTAAGATGGAAAGTACTGTAAATACAGTGGTTGAATCAAATATAAATACAAGTAAAAAAGTTGAAGAAAGTGCCAAACAAATTGAGCGATTAAGTTTACAAATAAATAGCGTTAAGGAATATATTGAGAGTATTGTAAATACGGTAGAAATTTTAAAAAACTTTATAGATGATGAAAATCAACTAATAAGTGAAGTAAGTAATGAAACTACAGAAATATCTAAAAAGTTTGAAGACACCTCCCAAGGGCTTCTTATATTTAAACAGAATTTAGAAGAAGTTGCAAGTGCTATGGAGGGATTAACTTTGGAATCTCAAAAACTTTTAGATCTTTCTGATACTATAAATTCTTTGGTAGAGCAATATAGATTGTAA
- a CDS encoding ABC transporter permease gives MELVKKIFAVREFTIFLVLIVLMLFLGITAKGFLSVANIFTIILNVSFIGVMACGMTMVIITGGIDLSVGSILGLSGVVMGLLMHDFGVHPLASVLSGFLVGVLCGLVNGFLITKIKIPPFISTLGMLSIARGLAYVLSGGWPISPFPQSFTIQGQGMVGPIPVPVLYFAGVAIIAYIFLRYTIVGRRIYATGGNLEAAKLVGIKTDRILMLVYIINGLLAAFAGFLMTAWLGVAQANAGQGYELDVIAATVIGGTSLQGGEGTILGTVIGAIIMGVLRNGLILLGVSSFWQQVAIGSVIIIAVAFDQLRGGKES, from the coding sequence TTGGAATTAGTTAAGAAAATATTTGCTGTTAGAGAATTTACCATTTTTTTAGTATTAATTGTCCTGATGCTTTTTTTAGGTATTACAGCAAAAGGATTTTTGTCAGTAGCCAACATTTTCACAATTATCCTAAATGTCTCTTTCATAGGAGTCATGGCTTGTGGCATGACTATGGTTATAATAACTGGAGGTATAGATCTTTCTGTAGGATCTATCTTGGGGCTATCCGGGGTAGTTATGGGTTTATTAATGCACGATTTTGGAGTACATCCACTTGCTAGTGTTTTATCAGGTTTCTTGGTGGGAGTTTTATGTGGACTAGTAAACGGATTTCTCATCACCAAAATAAAAATCCCACCTTTTATAAGTACACTTGGCATGCTGAGTATCGCTAGAGGATTAGCTTACGTTTTAAGTGGAGGTTGGCCAATTTCTCCTTTTCCGCAATCTTTTACTATTCAAGGTCAAGGGATGGTTGGACCAATTCCTGTTCCAGTTTTATATTTTGCTGGAGTAGCCATAATTGCCTATATTTTCTTGAGATATACTATTGTAGGAAGAAGAATATATGCTACCGGCGGCAATTTAGAAGCCGCAAAATTAGTGGGGATAAAAACTGATAGAATATTGATGCTGGTGTACATTATCAACGGATTATTAGCGGCTTTTGCCGGATTTCTAATGACTGCTTGGTTGGGTGTCGCTCAAGCAAATGCAGGGCAAGGTTATGAATTAGATGTAATAGCAGCAACTGTTATAGGTGGTACAAGTTTGCAAGGTGGTGAAGGAACTATTCTAGGAACTGTAATTGGTGCAATAATAATGGGTGTTCTTAGAAACGGACTTATTCTTTTAGGGGTTTCCTCATTTTGGCAGCAAGTTGCTATTGGTTCAGTTATTATCATAGCCGTTGCTTTTGATCAGCTAAGAGGAGGTAAAGAATCATGA
- a CDS encoding ANTAR domain-containing response regulator, giving the protein MKNLKVVVAEDEILILMGLKSNLESLGCIVIGEATNGKELIDIVLEKKPDLIIADINLPILDGLEALDIINQKMNIPSLIVSEYDDEELIQRASEIGVLGYLIKPIDESDLKAAIEIAISKFEEINKLKKELEETKDALESRKIIEKAKGIVMERLQLKEDDAMKFLQKKSRNSNKKLVDVAKDIIEADKAFRLD; this is encoded by the coding sequence ATGAAAAATTTAAAGGTGGTAGTTGCTGAAGATGAAATTCTTATACTAATGGGATTAAAAAGCAATTTAGAAAGTTTAGGTTGTATTGTGATAGGTGAAGCCACAAATGGAAAGGAACTAATTGATATTGTATTAGAAAAAAAACCCGATTTAATTATTGCAGACATCAATTTACCGATCTTAGACGGACTTGAGGCATTAGATATAATTAATCAAAAGATGAACATTCCTTCGTTAATTGTAAGTGAGTATGATGATGAAGAACTAATCCAAAGAGCTTCAGAAATAGGTGTTTTGGGATATCTTATAAAGCCTATCGATGAATCTGACTTAAAAGCCGCAATAGAAATCGCTATTTCAAAATTTGAAGAAATTAATAAGCTTAAAAAAGAATTAGAAGAAACTAAGGATGCTTTAGAATCAAGAAAAATTATAGAAAAAGCAAAGGGGATAGTGATGGAACGATTGCAACTAAAAGAGGATGATGCGATGAAATTTTTGCAGAAAAAAAGTAGAAATTCTAATAAAAAGCTAGTCGATGTCGCAAAAGATATCATTGAAGCTGATAAGGCTTTTAGATTAGACTAA
- a CDS encoding fumarylacetoacetate hydrolase family protein: protein MKYVRFMKDTIISYGILEEEKIQVIKGDIFNEFEITNEVYHLSEVKLLHPCTPSKIVCVGLNYRDHAEEMKDKLPTEPIIFIKPSTAVIGPLDNIIYPSMSRQVDYEAELGVIIKNKARNLEIEEVNKHIFGYTCFNDVTARDLQKKDGQWTRAKSFDTFAPFGPFITTDMNANNLDIQLLLNGEIKQNSNTNCMIFSVEELISFISKIMTLLPGDVIATGTPSGVGQMKIGDKVEVKIERIGTLINYIM from the coding sequence ATGAAATACGTCAGATTTATGAAAGATACTATAATCAGTTATGGAATTTTAGAAGAAGAAAAAATTCAAGTTATCAAGGGAGATATATTTAATGAGTTCGAAATAACTAATGAAGTATATCACCTATCAGAAGTAAAGCTATTGCACCCATGCACTCCAAGTAAAATAGTATGTGTTGGTTTAAATTATCGTGATCATGCCGAAGAAATGAAAGATAAACTACCAACGGAGCCAATTATTTTTATAAAACCTTCGACTGCTGTCATTGGTCCTCTCGATAATATTATCTATCCTTCAATGAGTAGGCAAGTAGATTATGAAGCAGAGCTGGGAGTAATAATTAAAAACAAGGCAAGAAATCTAGAAATAGAAGAAGTAAATAAACATATTTTTGGTTATACATGTTTCAATGATGTAACTGCACGTGATTTACAAAAGAAAGATGGGCAATGGACCCGTGCCAAATCGTTTGATACATTTGCGCCATTTGGACCTTTTATTACAACAGATATGAATGCCAACAATTTAGATATACAACTTTTATTAAATGGTGAAATAAAACAAAATTCCAATACCAATTGTATGATATTCTCTGTAGAAGAACTTATTAGTTTTATCTCAAAAATAATGACTCTTTTACCAGGAGATGTTATAGCAACAGGAACGCCTTCAGGTGTAGGACAAATGAAAATTGGAGACAAAGTGGAAGTCAAAATAGAAAGAATCGGCACTTTGATTAATTATATTATGTAA
- the era gene encoding GTPase Era, translating into MEENIFKSGFVTVAGKPNVGKSTLINALMGQKVVIVSEKPQTTRNRINCVLTEDNYQIVFVDTPGIHKPLRKIGEYMYNIAVHALEGVDLILFVTDATEGIRKSDLRVAEVINASNIPTILVVNKIDKLRDRSYIQNMINQIEDVCNNIVESIPVSAVTGENLSELKLAIIGHLPYGPQYYPEDIIIDKPSRFIISEIIREKVFNLTREEIPHSTGVVVEELKERENGVLYVRAEIYVERESQKPIIIGKNGNMIKKIGELARKDIEELFETKVYLDLYVKVREKWRDNENILNKVMGYNEEAIRKVNKKATR; encoded by the coding sequence ATGGAAGAGAATATTTTTAAAAGTGGTTTTGTTACTGTGGCTGGAAAACCAAATGTTGGAAAATCCACATTAATTAATGCATTGATGGGTCAAAAAGTTGTCATTGTATCTGAAAAACCTCAAACTACAAGAAATAGAATAAATTGTGTTTTAACTGAAGATAATTATCAGATCGTTTTTGTGGACACACCGGGGATACATAAACCTTTAAGAAAAATTGGAGAATATATGTACAATATTGCTGTTCATGCTCTTGAAGGAGTAGATTTGATACTATTTGTGACCGACGCAACAGAAGGAATAAGAAAATCAGATTTGAGGGTAGCAGAGGTAATCAATGCTTCTAATATTCCTACTATATTAGTTGTTAATAAAATAGACAAGCTTAGAGATAGAAGCTACATCCAAAATATGATTAATCAAATAGAAGATGTTTGTAATAATATTGTTGAAAGTATTCCTGTCTCAGCTGTTACGGGAGAAAATCTTTCTGAACTTAAATTAGCAATTATTGGACATTTACCATATGGGCCACAGTACTATCCTGAAGATATTATTATTGATAAGCCTTCTAGATTTATTATTTCTGAAATAATACGTGAAAAGGTATTTAATCTAACTAGAGAGGAGATTCCCCATTCAACTGGCGTCGTAGTAGAGGAATTGAAAGAAAGAGAGAATGGAGTTTTGTATGTAAGAGCAGAAATATATGTTGAAAGAGAGAGTCAAAAACCTATAATTATCGGAAAGAACGGAAACATGATAAAAAAAATTGGAGAACTTGCAAGAAAAGATATTGAAGAATTATTTGAAACAAAGGTTTATCTTGATCTATATGTAAAGGTAAGAGAGAAATGGCGAGATAATGAAAACATATTAAATAAAGTAATGGGATACAATGAAGAAGCTATAAGAAAAGTTAATAAAAAAGCGACAAGATAG
- a CDS encoding ATP-binding cassette domain-containing protein produces MSEYILEFLNFSVKDQDYEVLTNFNLKLQKGEIISIVGQDGSGKNSIIYGMIGDLPAEGLLLHKGHPLSFDLFELKTNKIEIINQKPKLIENMSIAENLFLDISFNKESYFFYSKRKTNKIILDTFKKYHLNIPPNTKVKELTLEEKKNLAFVRAFSLNPDVVILYEPSENISLTSLRNLHSMIKRHKSEGKSVIYITKQWEDALRIADRIAILNEGEITEILSSDEVKNNPKKLIDKIIGVNLNDNSSDFNDNQLIDSVFEAVEYLTSEYELNDLLNLLAENTAKATRADACEISLIDEETSTLIDKSIYKSNENIEFLPNEAEILKLIDEEKVYYFTKRDKGFERFFRLNNDICSLICVPFYIRSRLSGIIQIYYKDYHLYTEEEIKYLETIAHQTALAIHNTKLIGNSVLLRESHHRIKNNLQSIISLISLYKTSIKKGSQKDIIGMLDDLISKIKSISAVHDLLAKDKLGRSIINLKDMIIHIVQFMINTRKGIEFKLELDDVFVSYSKASTIALVVNELVTNSLKYAFIGRESGEIIIVCRYHHESILIEISDNGIGFPEHFDINESNGLGLSIVHSIVTKQLAGNIIIKNNNGANIIIEIPAKQVSINE; encoded by the coding sequence ATGAGTGAATATATTTTGGAGTTCTTAAATTTTTCTGTAAAAGATCAGGATTATGAAGTTTTGACTAATTTTAATTTAAAACTTCAAAAGGGAGAAATTATTTCCATTGTAGGACAAGATGGTTCGGGCAAAAATTCTATCATTTATGGAATGATCGGTGATTTGCCTGCTGAAGGTTTACTATTGCATAAAGGTCATCCTTTATCATTTGACTTATTTGAATTGAAAACAAATAAAATAGAAATTATAAATCAAAAACCCAAATTAATAGAAAATATGTCAATTGCAGAAAATCTTTTTTTAGATATCTCTTTTAATAAAGAATCTTATTTTTTTTATAGTAAAAGAAAAACAAATAAAATTATTTTAGACACTTTTAAAAAGTATCATCTAAATATTCCTCCTAATACTAAAGTAAAAGAATTAACTTTAGAAGAAAAGAAGAATCTCGCATTCGTTAGAGCATTTTCTTTAAATCCAGATGTTGTAATTTTATATGAACCTTCAGAAAATATTTCTTTAACTTCCTTGAGAAATTTACACTCAATGATTAAAAGGCACAAAAGTGAAGGAAAAAGCGTAATTTATATAACAAAACAATGGGAAGATGCTTTAAGAATAGCCGATAGAATTGCCATTCTCAACGAAGGAGAGATAACAGAAATTCTCAGTTCAGATGAGGTTAAAAATAATCCTAAGAAATTGATAGACAAAATTATTGGTGTAAATCTAAATGACAATAGTTCAGACTTTAATGATAATCAATTGATAGATTCTGTTTTCGAAGCAGTAGAATACTTAACGTCAGAATATGAATTAAATGATCTTTTAAATTTATTAGCAGAAAATACTGCTAAAGCAACAAGAGCAGACGCATGTGAGATTTCTTTAATAGATGAAGAAACTTCTACTTTAATTGATAAATCTATTTATAAAAGTAACGAAAATATTGAATTTCTTCCTAATGAAGCAGAAATATTAAAATTAATTGATGAGGAAAAGGTTTATTATTTCACTAAAAGAGACAAAGGTTTTGAAAGATTTTTTAGACTAAATAACGATATCTGCAGCTTAATTTGTGTTCCGTTTTACATAAGATCACGTTTAAGTGGAATTATTCAAATTTATTATAAAGATTATCATTTGTATACTGAAGAAGAAATAAAATATTTAGAAACAATTGCTCATCAAACTGCTTTGGCAATCCACAATACCAAATTAATTGGGAATTCAGTGCTATTAAGGGAAAGCCACCATAGAATAAAAAACAACCTTCAATCTATAATAAGTTTGATCTCTCTGTATAAAACTTCCATAAAAAAAGGATCCCAAAAGGATATAATAGGGATGTTAGACGATTTAATTTCTAAAATAAAAAGTATTTCTGCGGTACATGATTTGTTAGCAAAAGATAAATTAGGCAGAAGTATCATTAATCTAAAAGACATGATAATCCATATCGTACAATTTATGATTAATACAAGAAAGGGTATCGAATTTAAACTTGAATTAGATGATGTTTTTGTTTCCTATAGTAAAGCTTCAACTATAGCTTTAGTTGTTAATGAACTAGTAACAAATAGTTTGAAATATGCGTTTATTGGAAGAGAAAGTGGCGAAATTATAATTGTTTGTAGATATCATCATGAATCAATACTAATAGAAATTTCAGATAACGGCATAGGATTTCCTGAACATTTTGATATTAACGAAAGTAATGGGTTAGGACTATCAATTGTACATTCAATAGTTACTAAGCAATTAGCTGGAAACATTATAATAAAAAATAATAATGGTGCTAATATTATTATAGAAATTCCCGCTAAGCAAGTTTCTATTAATGAATAA